A segment of the Symmachiella macrocystis genome:
CGTCAACGTCTCCGCCGCCCGGTGCGATTCCTGGACGAAACATGCGTTTGCCCGTGACTTTGATCACGTTGTAGGGGGAATCGCCGCTGCCGCCGCCGAAAGACAACTCGTAGCGGCCGGAATCAGAGTTGAATTCCTGACGCCCGAATTCGATATCGATCGGCTGAACGGTTTGGAATGGCTCGCCTTCGGATTCTCCCTGGACGGTGATTTGTCCGCCAGGATTGGTTGAAGCGACTTCCATGGCGGCTGCGGTGGCAGCGGTTTCCACATCGCCCTGATCGCTCATCATGTCCAATTCCAAAGCGGCGGACAGGACGGCGGCATCAGTGACGTTTTGCAATTGCGCCTTCGAATAAGCAATATAACCGACGTCGACTACGAACGCCGTAAATCCGAACAGCATCACCATACAGAACGCAGCCAGCACCAACACGGAGCCTTTTCGTTCTCTGGCTTGGGCAGATAACGCCCGAATTGTGGACTTGAGCCGAAACATAAACTTTCCCCTCTCCCAAGAGATTAGCGGAACGAACAAAGTCGAGCACGGAATTCACGCACGCTCCGTGAATGTACTTTGGGAATCGACATCTTGAGCACTAACAATGCGATCGAGGAACGCAATGTCGGCATGGATGCGCTCTAATACCGACAACCCTGAAACAAATTTTTGGGTGAACCACGACTTCAGAAGGGACTGACACCGTCGACGAATCGACTGAGGGGATTGGCGTTTGTGTGGTTAGCTCCTACTGTAAAGCTAGTGTGGCTTTTGCGAGAGTCAAATGAATCTGGGTAGGAATCGTTCAATTCCCGGTGACATGAGGCAACTAGTAAACACGTTCACAAATTGTGACAATGGGCTGAGCGTGATGATGTCTATTGGCACAGGCCATTGACTCTAAATTCCATCAATAAGATGCGATGGGTGATGCAATTTCATGAATGAGCAACAACATGAACAACTCCGCAAGGAGCACCGGCCTGAGGCGGTTGCCAAGCGGATTGCCGGCGAGCCGTTGCAAAACTATCTCCGCGATTTCGTTTATGGTTCCATTGACGGATGTGTGACGACGTTCGCCGTGGTCTCCGGCGTGATTGGAGCGGAACTCCCGGTGAGCGTCGTCGTGATCCTGGGTTTTGCCAACCTATTTGCCGATGGCTTCAGTATGGCGGTCAGTAACTATTTGGGAACCCGCGCAGAGGAACAATTGCTGCGCCGCGCCCGGCGTACAGAGGAAAATCACATCGATATCATCCCTGAAGGCGAAGTCGAAGAAATCCGTGAAATCTTTCGTCAAAAAGGCTTCGAGGGGGAACTGTTGGAACGTGTGGTCAAAGTCATTACCTCAGACCGCCGCCTCTGGGTCGAAACCATGTTGCAGGATGAATGGGGATTGTCACTGGTCGGCCCCAACGCACGGAAAGCCGCCACTGTCACGTTCTGCGCATTTGTCGCTGTCGGCTTTATTCCCCTACTGCCGTTTACGTTTTCTCTGGGAAAAGATATCAGTTCCGCCCAACTCTTCACCGCCAGCTCAGTCCTCACCGGTCTCGCCTTCTTTGCCGTCGGTGCGCTAAAGTCGCGGTTTGGTGTCGAGCACTGGTTCCGCAGCGGTGCGGAGACGTTATTGCTCGGTGGCGCCGCAGCAACGGTCGCGTATGTCGTGGGTGTACTTTTGCGAGGCATCGGCTAGTCAGCACCGCATGCGATTTCCCGTTGGCAAGAAACAACAACACCGAGCCAATGCACGATGCGCATGTACAGGCATCACGTTGACTTGCTTCCGCGCAGGTCTATAATCACGCCGAACAGCCACGATGAATCCTTTCTCCCTCTCAGCAACGGCCTACTATGAGCGAGCGACCTCGAACACTCGGACAACTCCGCGAAAGCGGCTACAAATCGCAGAGTGTCAAAGCGGAAATGCGGCGAAATTTGCTGGCGAAACTCCGCAGCGGAGAACCGCTGTTTCCCGGCATTCTGGGCTATGAAGAGACGGTCATCCCGCAAATTCAAAACGCGATTTTATCGCGGCACGACATGTTGTTTCTCGGCCTGCGCGGCCAGGGCAAGACCCGCATGTTGCGGATGTTGTCGCAATTTTTGGACGAGGCGATGCCCATCGTCGCCGGTTCGGAAATCAACGACGATCCGTTTCATCCGATCTCCAAATACGCCCGCGACCACGTCCTCAGTCGCGGCGATGATTGCCCCATCGAATGGGTCGGTCGCGAAGCTCG
Coding sequences within it:
- a CDS encoding VIT1/CCC1 transporter family protein, which produces MNEQQHEQLRKEHRPEAVAKRIAGEPLQNYLRDFVYGSIDGCVTTFAVVSGVIGAELPVSVVVILGFANLFADGFSMAVSNYLGTRAEEQLLRRARRTEENHIDIIPEGEVEEIREIFRQKGFEGELLERVVKVITSDRRLWVETMLQDEWGLSLVGPNARKAATVTFCAFVAVGFIPLLPFTFSLGKDISSAQLFTASSVLTGLAFFAVGALKSRFGVEHWFRSGAETLLLGGAAATVAYVVGVLLRGIG